The following are encoded together in the Salvia hispanica cultivar TCC Black 2014 chromosome 6, UniMelb_Shisp_WGS_1.0, whole genome shotgun sequence genome:
- the LOC125196231 gene encoding malate dehydrogenase, cytoplasmic, with translation MAKEPLRVLVTGAAGQIGYALVPMVARGAMLGPDQPVILHMLDIAPAAEALNGVKMELVDAAFPLLKGVVATTDVVEACTGVNVAVMVGGFPRKEGMERKDVMSKNVSIYKSQASALEKHAAPNCKVLVVANPANTNALILKEFAPSIPQKNITCLTRLDHNRALGQVSERLKVQVADVKNVIIWGNHSSTQYPDVNHASVKTSSGAKPVRELVANDEWLKGEFITTVQQRGAAIIKARKFSSALSAASSACDHIRDWVLGTPEGDWVSMGVYSDGSYNVPAGLIHSFPVTCKNGEWSIVQGLSIDEFSRKKLDATAQELSEEKSLAYSCLQ, from the exons ATGGCGAAGGAACCACTACGAGTTCTCGTCACCGGCGCCGCAg GACAAATTGGATATGCTTTAGTGCCTATGGTTGCTCGTGGAGCTATGTTGGGACCTGATCAGCCTGTGATTCTCCACATGCTCGATATTGCGCCTGCAGCTGAGGCGCTCAATGGCGTCAAAATGGAATTGGTCGATGCAGCATTCCCTCTCCTTAAAG GCGTTGTAGCCACCACCGATGTAGTTGAAGCTTGCACCGGTGTCAATGTTGCTGTCATGGTTGGTGGCTTCCCAAGGAAAGAGGGCATGGAGAGGAAAGATGTGATGTCAAAGAATGTGTCCATCTACAAGTCTCAAGCCTCTGCTCTTGAAAAGCATGCTGCACCTAACTGCAAG GTTCTGGTTGTTGCTAATCCTGCCAATACGAACGCGTTGATTCTTAAGGAATTTGCTCCATCAATTCCTCAGAAGAACATTACTTGCTTGACTAGATTGGACCACAACAGGGCCCTCGGACAGGTTTCAGAGAGATTGAAGGTGCAAGTAGCAGATGTCAAGAATGTGATCATTTGGGGGAATCACTCCTCAACACAGTATCCCGATGTCAACCATGCATCCGTCAAGACTTCATCCGGAGCAAAGCCTGTGCGCGAGCTCGTTGCCAATGATGAATG GCTGAAAGGGGAGTTCATTACAACTGTGCAGCAGCGCGGGGCTGCTATAATCAAAGCTAGAAAGTTTTCTAGTGCGCTATCTGCTGCGAGTTCTGCTTGTGATCATATCCGCGACTGGGTCCTTGGCACTCCGGAG GGTGATTGGGTTTCAATGGGTGTATACTCTGATGGATCATACAATGTCCCAGCTGGTCTCATCCATTCATTTCCAGTTACCTGCAAGAATGGAGAGTGGTCAATTGTTCAAG GTCTGTCGATTGATGAGTTTTCGCGGAAGAAGTTGGATGCAACTGCTCAAGAACTGAGTGAGGAGAAATCGTTGGCGTATTCTTGCCTTCAATAG
- the LOC125192523 gene encoding neuroguidin gives MTEVLSSTPSDERISRESPQLVALLKEMKEGLDNVTNKIKVLTSKVKAGNFPTSDGITYLEAKHLLLLNYCQSLVYFLLRKAKGLSIQGHPVVRSLVEIRLFLEKIRPVDRKMQYQIQKLTNTTTTTEEPTLAQKGTDKSEKQEDLLKYRPNPDLLISKTKATSEDGSGVYRPPKFAPTAMEEDKMSKQEKNALRKEKQMMRQAKQSAYVRELMDDLEGRPEEIRESVGAESREARRYIEKMEERARQEEELFTRAPITKAEKQKMKHLTKSRNGLLGLTESFFDEIKSLPLDGSAPEEMTSFNNAGSGDRKFKRRKRKH, from the exons ATGACCGAGGTACTTAGTTCTACGCCTAGCGATGAACGAATTAGTAG AGAATCTCCACAGTTGGTAGCTCTGTTGAAGGAAATGAAGGAAGGTTTGGATAATGTGACgaataaaatcaaagtttTGACTTCTAAG GTGAAAGCAGGAAATTTCCCAACATCAGATGGGATAACCTATCTTGAGGCCAAGCACTTGCTTCTGTTGAACTATTGCCAGTCTCTTGTCTATTTTCTGCTTCGCAAGGCTAAAGGATTATCGATTCAGGGGCATCCAGTTGTGAGGAGTCTTGTTGAGATTAGATTATTCTTGGAGAAG ATTCGCCCAGTAGACAGGAAAATGCAATACCAAATTCAGAAGCTAACAAATACCACTACGACAACGGAAGAACCAACTCTTGCTCAGAAGGGAACAGATAAAAGTGAGAAGCAGGAGGACTTGTTAAAATATCGCCCAAATCCAGATTTGCTTATCAGCAAAACCAAAGCAACTTCAGAG GATGGTTCTGGTGTATATCGACCCCCCAAATTCGCCCCAACTGCTATGGAGGAAGATAAGATGTCAAAACAAGAGAAAAACGCTTTgaggaaagaaaaacaaatgatGCGACAAGCGAAACAGAGTGCTTATGTTAGAGAGTTAATGGATGATCTTGAGGGAAGACCTGAAGAG ATTAGAGAAAGTGTGGGAGCAGAGAGTAGAGAAGCAAGGAGGTACATTGAAAAGATGGAGGAACGTGCACGACAAGAAGAGGAACTTTTTACTCGTGCACCTATAACCAAGGCTGAGAAACAGAAGATGAAACACTTAACTAAGTCTAGAAACGG GTTGCTTGGTCTCACTGAAAGTTTCTTTGACGAGATAAAAAGTTTACCCCTTGATGGTAGTGCCCCGGAAGAAATGACCAGTTTTAACAATGCTGGCAGCGGAGATAGGAAATTTAAGAGGCGCAAG AGAAAGCATTGA
- the LOC125192863 gene encoding phosphoenolpyruvate carboxylase kinase 1-like, translating to MSGELERDYTVGDEIGRGRYGVVSTCHSSLTGDCFALKSIDKRLIQDDPVDSLCLRNEAKLMHLVSAHPNVVGLFDVYEDDHFLHLIFEYCAGGDLFQRITARPALAESEARRFLLPLMEAIAHCHNHGIAHRDIKPDNILFNSYNELKLADFGSAECFGGGGLMSGIVGTPYYVAPEVLAGRDYNETVDVWSAGVILYIMLAGIPPFYGESAQEIFEAVLRANLRFPRKVFSSVSAEAKDLLRRMLCKDVSRRFSADQVLRHPWMTNGGDSIDVGLLA from the exons aTGAGTGGAGAGCTAGAGAGAGACTACACAGTGGGCGACGAGATCGGTAGGGGCAGATACGGCGTCGTTTCGACCTGTCACTCCTCCCTCACCGGCGACTGCTTCGCCCTCAAGTCCATCGACAAGCGCCTCATCCAGGACGACCCCGTCGACAGCCTCTGCCTCCGAAACGAGGCCAAGCTCATGCACCTCGTCTCCGCCCACCCCAATGTCGTCGGACTTTTCGATGTCTACGAGGACGACCACTTCCTGCATCTTATTTTCGAGTATTGCGCCGGCGGCGATCTTTTCCAGCGGATCACGGCCCGCCCCGCTCTCGCCGAGTCCGAAGCCCGCCGATTCCTC TTGCCACTAATGGAGGCCATAGCACACTGCCACAACCACGGAATAGCCCATCGTGACATCAAACCCGACAACATTCTCTTCAACAGCTACAACGAGCTAAAGCTTGCGGATTTTGGTTCAGCTGAGTGTTTTGGCGGTGGAGGGCTGATGTCTGGGATTGTCGGGACCCCCTACTACGTTGCCCCGGAGGTATTAGCAGGCAGGGACTACAACGAAACGGTGGATGTGTGGAGTGCAGGTGTCATATTGTACATAATGCTAGCTGGGATCCCTCCTTTCTATGGAGAGTCGGCACAGGAGATTTTTGAGGCTGTGCTTAGGGCGAATCTGAGATTCCCGAGGAAGGTTTTCAGCTCAGTTTCAGCAGAAGCTAAGGATCTGCTGAGACGAATGCTTTGTAAGGATGTGTCTCGAAGGTTCTCAGCTGACCAAGTCTTGA GGCATCCGTGGATGACAAATGGTGGCGACTCCATAGACGTGGGTCTTCTTGCTTGA
- the LOC125191997 gene encoding protein tas-like — protein MASSLNSSVILASLLDARCSTSAVTRFPLHQAPPPVGGRNLAVLWRSKRKKRSSNSFVVFSKKQQENSLQYRKLGDSDLVISEITLGTMTYGEQNTEKEAHEQLSYAFESGINILDTAEMYPVPPREETQGRTDLYISSWLKTQPRDKVILATKVSGYSERSRYLRDSREAPRVDAANIRESVEKSLKRLNTDYIDLLQIHWPDRYVPLFGEYLYDSSKWRESVPFAEQLRGFQELIDEGKVRYIGVSNETSYGVMEFVHAAKVEGLPKIVSIQNNYSMLVRCKFETDLVEVCHPKNYNIGLLAYSPLAGGSLSGKYLDINSEAAKKGRFNLFPGYMERYNKSFSKEVTIKYLEVAKKHGLSLVELALAFARDRPFVTSSIIGATTMDQLREDIDAFLTTERPLPPEVTQDIESIFKKFKDPAID, from the exons ATGGCTTCATCGCTCAACTCCTCCGTAATTCTCGCGTCTCTCCTCGACGCTAGATGTTCCACTTCCGCCGTCACTCGTTTCCCGTTACACCAGGCGCCGCCGCCGGTAGGCGGCAGGAACCTCGCGGTGCTTTGGAGGtcgaagaggaagaagaggagcaGCAACAGCTTCGTTGTTTTCAGCAAAAAGCAGCAGGAGAACTCGTTGCAGTACAGAAAGCTCGGGGACTCCGACCTCGTAATCAGCGAAATCACTCTCGGCACT ATGACTTACGGCGAGCAGAACACGGAGAAAGAGGCTCACGAGCAGCTCAGCTACGCGTTTGAGAGTGGAATTAATATTCTAGACACCGCGGAAATG TATCCAGTACCACCGCGAGAAGAGACCCAGGGGAGGACAGACCTGTATATCAGTAGCTGGCTGAAGACTCAACCCCGAGACAAG GTTATTCTGGCAACAAAAGTGTCTGGTTACTCAGAGCGATCCCGTTATTTGCGTGACAGTAGAGAGGCTCCGCGAGTTGATGCTGCTAATATCAGGGAAAGTGTGGAGAAAAGTCTTAAACGTCTTAATACTGATTACATCGACTTACTCCAGATTCACTG GCCAGATCGGTATGTTCCATTATTTGGGGAATATCTGTATGATTCTTCAAAGTGGAGGGAAAGTGTACCGTTTGCTGAGCAACTGAGGGGATTCCAAGAACTCATTGATGAGGGGAAG GTGAGGTACATTGGCGTTTCCAATGAAACATCATATGGAGTCATGGAGTTTGTTCATGCTGCAAAAGTTGAAGGACtaccaaaaattgtcagcatccaaaataattatagtatgcTGGTTAGGTGCAAATTCGAAA CCGACCTGGTTGAAGTGTGCCATccaaaaaattacaacattgGTTTGCTTGCGTATTCTCCCCTTGCCGGTGGATCATTGAGTGGGAAGTATCTAGACATCAACTCGGAAGCTGCAAAGAAAGGCAGGTTTAACCTATTTCCCGGCTACATGGAAAGATACAATAAGTCTTTTTCTAAG GAAGTTACGATCAAGTACCTCGAGGTGGCAAAGAAACACGGGCTGAGTCTAGTTGAGTTAGCTCTTGCATTTGCACGAGACCGACCATTTGTAACCAGCTCGATCATAGGCGCCACTACTATGGACCAACTAAGAGAAGATATCGATGCATTTTTGACAACTGAGAGGCCTCTGCCTCCTGAGGTGACACAGGATATTGAatctattttcaaaaaattcaaagatcCTGCAATTGACTAG
- the LOC125195719 gene encoding low affinity inorganic phosphate transporter 1-like — MAKKQLEVLNALDVAKTQWYHFTAIVIAGMGFFTDAYDLFCISLVTKLLGRLYYTVPGADKPGTLPPNVAAAVNGVAFCGTLTGQLFFGWLGDKLGRKKVYGMTLMMMVICSIASGLSLGSQPKAVMATLCFFRFWLGFGIGGDYPLSATIMSEYANKKTRGAFIAAVFAMQGFGILAGGMVAIIMSAAFKAAYPAPAYEVNAAASLPPASDYVWRLIVIFGALPAALTYYWRMKMPETARYTALVAKNAKQAAADMSRVLQVDLEAEPERAGAENQKQFGLFSKEFLRRHGLHLLGTTSTWFLLDIAFYSQNLFQKDIFSAIGWIPAAKTMNALEEVYKIARAQTLIALCSTVPGYWFTVFFIDRIGRFFIQIMGFTMMTIFMFALAIPYDHWTHRDNRIGFVVMYSLTFFFANFGPNATTFVVPAEIFPARFRSTCHGISSAAGKAGAIVGAFGFLYAAQSKDPSKVDAGYKPGIGVRNSLLVLGCVNALGVLFTFLVPESNGKSLEEMARENENENEDGNGNEITEMGVRDSRTVPV; from the coding sequence ATGGCTAAGAAACAATTAGAAGTGCTAAACGCACTAGACGTTGCCAAAACACAATGGTACCATTTCACGGCGATCGTGATCGCCGGAATGGGATTCTTCACCGACGCCTACGATCTCTTCTGCATCTCTCTCGTCACCAAGCTCCTCGGCCGCCTCTACTACACCGTCCCGGGCGCCGACAAGCCCGGCACCCTCCCCCCTAACGTGGCCGCCGCCGTCAACGGCGTCGCCTTCTGCGGCACCCTCACCGGGCAACTCTTCTTCGGCTGGCTCGGCGACAAGCTCGGCCGCAAAAAAGTCTACGGCATGACCCTCATGATGATGGTCATCTGCTCCATCGCCTCCGGCCTCTCCCTGGGGAGCCAGCCGAAGGCGGTCATGGCCACCCTCTGCTTTTTCCGCTTCTGGCTTGGCTTTGGCATCGGCGGCGACTACCCTCTTTCCGCCACTATTATGTCCGAGTACGCCAATAAAAAAACCCGCGGCGCATTTATCGCCGCGGTCTTCGCCATGCAGGGATTTGGCATCCTGGCTGGCGGAATGGTGGCAATTATTATGTCGGCCGCATTTAAGGCGGCCTACCCCGCCCCGGCCTACGAGGTCAACGCGGCCGCCTCCCTCCCGCCCGCCTCGGACTACGTGTGGCGGCTTATTGTTATTTTCGGCGCGCTCCCTGCGGCCCTTACCTACTACTGGCGGATGAAGATGCCCGAGACCGCCCGGTACACCGCCCTTGTCGCGAAAAATGCGAAACAAGCGGCGGCCGACATGTCTCGGGTTTTGCAAGTGGATTTGGAGGCGGAGCCCGAGCGGGCCGGTGCGGAAAATCAGAAGCAATTCGGGTTGTTTTCGAAGGAATTCCTCCGGCGACACGGGCTCCACCTCCTCGGGACCACGAGCACGTGGTTCCTCCTCGACATCGCCTTCTACAGCCAGAACCTCTTCCAGAAAGACATCTTCAGCGCGATCGGCTGGATTCCGGCCGCCAAAACGATGAACGCTCTAGAAGAAGTGTACAAAATTGCGAGGGCTCAAACGCTGATCGCTCTGTGCAGCACCGTCCCCGGCTACTGGTTCACCGTCTTCTTCATCGACAGAATCGGAAGGTTTTTCATCCAAATCATGGGCTTCACGATGATGACAATCTTCATGTTCGCTTTAGCCATCCCCTACGACCACTGGACTCACCGGGACAACCGGATCGGGTTCGTGGTCATGTACTCGCTGACGTTCTTCTTCGCGAATTTCGGCCCCAACGCCACGACGTTTGTAGTCCCGGCGGAGATTTTTCCGGCGAGGTTCCGGTCGACGTGCCACGGGATATCGTCGGCGGCAGGGAAGGCCGGGGCGATTGTGGGCGCGTTTGGGTTTTTATATGCGGCTCAGTCAAAGGATCCGTCGAAGGTGGACGCGGGGTACAAGCCCGGGATTGGGGTGAGGAACTCGCTGCTGGTGCTCGGGTGCGTGAACGCGTTGGGGGTGTTGTTTACTTTCTTGGTGCCCGAGTCGAATGGGAAGTCGCTGGAGGAGATGGCGAGGGAGAACGAGAATGAGAATGAAGATGGGAATGGAAACGAGATTACGGAAATGGGTGTGAGAGATTCTAGGACGGTTCCGGTGTGA